From a region of the Cucumis sativus cultivar 9930 chromosome 6, Cucumber_9930_V3, whole genome shotgun sequence genome:
- the LOC101209848 gene encoding GRF1-interacting factor 3 has translation MQQPPQMMPMMPSFPPTNITTEQIQKYLDENKKLILAILDNQNLGKLAECAQYQAQLQKNLMYLAAIADAQPQAPAMPPQMAPHPAMQQGGYYMQHPQAAIMAQQSGLFPPKVPLQFGNPHQLQDPQQQLHQQHQQAMQGQMGLRPIGGANNGMHHPHHTESTLGGASAGGPPRSSGQTDGRGSGKQDSADVGGAGTDGQGSAAGGRGGGGDGEEAK, from the exons ATGCAGCAACCACCGCAAATGATGCCCATGATGCCTTCATTTCCCCCCACCAATATCACCACCGAGCAGATACAAAAG TATCTTGATGAGAACAAAAAGTTGATATTGGCCATACTGGACAACCAAAATCTGGGGAAACTAGCTGAATGTGCTCA GTACCAAGCTCAACTTCAGAAGAATTTGATGTATTTAGCTGCAATTGCTGATGCCCAGCCACAGGCACCGGCCATGCCTCCACAG ATGGCTCCCCATCCTGCTATGCAGCAAGGGGGTTATTATATGCAACACCCTCAGGCAGCTATAATGGCTCAGCAATCGGGACTTTTCCCTCCAAAAGTTCCATTGCAGTTTGGCAACCCCCATCAATTACAAGATCCACAGCAGCAACTACACCAACAACACCAGCAAGCAATGCAAGGGCAAATGGGACTAAGACCTATTGGTGGTGCTAACAATGGCATGCACCACCCACATCACACTGAAAGTACCCTTGGAGGTGCTAGTGCTGGTGGCCCTCCTCGAAGTTCAGGGCAAACTGATGGTCGTGGAAGTGGCAAGCAAGACTCCGCTGATGTGGGGGGTGCAGGCACCGATGGTCAGGGAAGTGCAGCTGGTGGTCGGGGCGGTGGTGGTGATGGTGAGGAAGCTAAGTAA